One genomic region from Marinomonas maritima encodes:
- a CDS encoding 5'-3' exonuclease H3TH domain-containing protein: MDKKLLIIDGLNLIRRFYAALESEQDLARRVERAQSITIEALVKLALQFNPSYAVIVFDSNGKTWRHNLYPEYKLGRVPMDDLLLESLPDFAKLFRFNHFPCLRLDGWEADDLIATLAVKAAKNNVTSYIVSTDKGFTQLLGDERILQYDYFAKLGYDKIWVPGKYGVEPHQLVDYWALVGDTTNRVPGVKGIGPKTALTIINAFPTIEEIYANVSFFSERIQTMLAGGYEQCLQSRSLVALKTDVDVGVRLSQLRYTPKTVS; this comes from the coding sequence GTGGATAAAAAATTACTAATTATTGACGGTTTGAATTTAATTCGCCGTTTTTATGCCGCACTAGAATCTGAGCAAGATCTAGCTCGTCGAGTCGAGCGAGCTCAAAGTATTACCATTGAAGCGCTGGTAAAGCTAGCGCTTCAATTTAACCCTTCATACGCGGTGATTGTTTTTGATTCTAATGGTAAAACGTGGCGACATAATTTGTATCCTGAATATAAATTAGGTCGTGTGCCAATGGATGATTTGTTATTAGAATCTTTGCCCGATTTTGCCAAACTTTTTCGCTTTAATCACTTTCCTTGTTTAAGGCTGGATGGTTGGGAAGCGGACGATTTGATTGCGACCCTAGCGGTCAAAGCCGCTAAAAATAACGTCACGTCTTACATCGTTTCGACAGACAAAGGGTTTACCCAATTATTGGGAGATGAGCGTATTTTGCAATATGATTACTTTGCCAAGTTGGGCTATGACAAGATTTGGGTTCCGGGTAAATATGGAGTTGAACCACACCAATTGGTCGATTATTGGGCTTTGGTGGGGGACACCACGAACCGGGTTCCTGGTGTGAAAGGAATTGGCCCTAAAACAGCACTGACTATTATTAATGCTTTCCCCACGATAGAAGAAATATACGCCAATGTGTCCTTTTTTTCAGAGCGTATTCAGACGATGTTAGCGGGTGGTTATGAGCAGTGTTTACAATCTCGTTCGTTGGTCGCATTGAAAACGGACGTGGACGTTGGTGTGCGCCTTTCACAGCTTCGTTACACGCCTAAAACAGTATCTTGA
- the gltX gene encoding glutamate--tRNA ligase, producing the protein MSEVRTRIAPSPTGDPHVGTAYIALFNMAFARKMGGKFILRIEDTDQTRSTPESEKMILDALRWLGLDWAEGPDVGGEYGPYRQSERGDIYGQYALDLINKGHAFYAFETTEELDQMRIDQKEQGLPQKYDGRALSLTQEEVQAKLDAGVPYVIRMKIPEEGTCVVQDMLRGTIEIDWTQVDMQVLLKADGMPTYHLANVVDDHLMKITHVIRGEEWINSAPKHILLYQYFGWDMPTLCHMPLLRNPDKSKLSKRKNPTSILYYQRMGYMSEAVINYLGRMGWSMPDEREKFSLDEMIEHFDIQRVSLGGPVFDVEKLSWLNGMWIRENLTPETFAQKYVEWALNPEYLMKILPLVIPRVETFSDVADVAGFFLKGMLPITKEDFASVKMEEETLRKGMQFALWRLEALNKWEKDNIFNEMKALAQTLGIKPKDFFAPLFVAISGTTASVSVFDSMAILGSDISRARMRTAVNVLGGPSKKEAKRWEKEFAEL; encoded by the coding sequence ATGTCAGAGGTAAGAACACGTATTGCGCCATCACCAACGGGTGATCCGCATGTAGGCACAGCTTACATTGCGCTATTTAATATGGCATTTGCACGTAAAATGGGCGGTAAGTTCATTTTACGTATTGAAGATACCGACCAAACTCGCAGCACGCCTGAATCTGAAAAAATGATTTTAGATGCGTTACGTTGGTTAGGGCTTGATTGGGCTGAAGGTCCAGATGTTGGTGGTGAATACGGCCCTTATCGTCAAAGTGAGCGTGGCGATATTTACGGTCAATATGCTTTGGACTTGATAAATAAAGGTCATGCATTTTATGCATTTGAAACAACGGAAGAGTTGGATCAAATGCGTATCGATCAAAAAGAACAAGGGTTGCCTCAGAAATACGACGGGCGTGCTTTGTCACTGACTCAGGAAGAAGTTCAAGCAAAACTAGATGCCGGTGTTCCTTACGTTATACGTATGAAAATTCCGGAAGAGGGTACATGTGTCGTTCAGGATATGCTACGAGGTACGATTGAAATTGATTGGACTCAGGTCGATATGCAGGTTTTATTAAAAGCCGATGGTATGCCGACTTACCACTTAGCAAATGTGGTAGATGATCATTTGATGAAAATCACTCATGTAATTCGTGGTGAAGAGTGGATTAATTCTGCGCCTAAGCACATTTTGTTGTATCAGTACTTTGGTTGGGATATGCCGACCTTATGCCATATGCCTCTGCTACGTAACCCTGATAAATCGAAGTTGTCGAAACGCAAAAATCCAACGAGTATTTTATATTATCAGCGCATGGGTTATATGTCCGAAGCTGTGATTAATTACTTGGGTCGTATGGGTTGGTCAATGCCTGATGAGCGTGAAAAATTCTCATTAGATGAAATGATTGAACACTTTGATATTCAGCGAGTGTCTCTTGGTGGGCCCGTTTTTGATGTAGAAAAACTAAGCTGGTTAAATGGCATGTGGATTCGTGAGAATTTGACACCTGAAACGTTTGCGCAAAAATACGTTGAATGGGCATTGAATCCTGAGTATTTAATGAAGATTCTTCCGTTGGTTATTCCCCGTGTTGAAACTTTTTCCGATGTCGCTGACGTTGCTGGCTTTTTCTTAAAAGGCATGTTGCCAATCACCAAAGAAGACTTTGCTTCTGTCAAAATGGAAGAAGAAACACTGCGTAAAGGAATGCAATTTGCTTTATGGCGTTTGGAAGCATTGAATAAGTGGGAGAAAGATAACATATTCAATGAAATGAAAGCGCTCGCGCAAACGTTGGGAATTAAACCGAAAGACTTCTTTGCTCCATTGTTTGTTGCTATCTCAGGTACAACAGCGTCTGTGTCTGTTTTCGATTCCATGGCAATCTTAGGCTCTGACATTTCTCGTGCACGCATGCGCACAGCGGTAAATGTATTGGGTGGACCATCTAAGAAAGAAGCGAAGCGTTGGGAAAAAGAATTCGCGGAGTTATAA
- a CDS encoding methyl-accepting chemotaxis protein — protein MLANLSFRTKLLSLLIAAILGFVVVTAVALQGLNVQETSSSKFERLTKIDKDLASLVITMMEEYESLSRIDNSTYESFIEQLEVNNATFMATLAEDMNLLQDPEAKKNINNISISLASYNETLKLLVSQKQLIGFNGSSGLRGEISLLGEKVTEEISFLSLVKQEFLPVREAEKNFIFEPSPVNKDAFMERYDKFYKRVVNFGLEERFGEGINKYFSTMESFEKENQKLKELESNFSDVKANFGQTRLVAVEYMQKAVLEARQQASASSQQASISLIIVSIVVAVIAALMMMGIGSSVNKTLNQIITDLGKVKSGDLTARLHVNNKRNDEFDSLCSSVNEMTNGLGSVIGEVVNTTQGVNDMVSQLNTSVTNIAQSNRSVSEQTSSLAAATEEISTTISSISTTTEDLSSQSQHTYESAKVGAETIKNALSNLSSTISVVNKTSEQLNELGQLSKDIDNVIGMINDLANQTNLLALNAAIEAARAGEAGRGFSVVADEVRSLAEKTVDATAKITDIVSTIQSSTQTAIETMQSGQESLHAIETFSEKAELAIREIEQNAQTSSASSIDMARSIQEVAKTAVHMSEEMDKIAQQLQRDNSYINSIEGNTRDIHNQVSSLDKKTSVFTTR, from the coding sequence ATGTTGGCAAACCTTAGTTTTCGTACCAAGTTACTCTCCCTACTTATTGCGGCTATTCTTGGATTCGTTGTTGTAACTGCTGTTGCTTTGCAAGGATTGAATGTTCAAGAAACCTCCTCTTCAAAATTCGAACGTCTAACAAAAATAGATAAAGATCTAGCCTCCCTAGTTATCACCATGATGGAAGAGTACGAGTCTTTATCAAGAATCGATAACAGCACTTACGAAAGCTTCATTGAGCAATTGGAGGTTAATAACGCAACCTTCATGGCAACACTTGCTGAAGACATGAATTTACTTCAAGACCCTGAAGCTAAGAAGAATATAAACAATATCTCCATCTCTTTGGCAAGTTACAATGAAACATTGAAGTTGCTGGTTAGTCAGAAACAACTGATTGGCTTTAACGGCTCTTCAGGACTTAGAGGTGAAATATCTCTTTTAGGTGAAAAGGTTACAGAAGAAATTTCATTCTTAAGTCTCGTAAAGCAAGAATTTTTACCTGTACGTGAAGCAGAAAAGAATTTTATCTTTGAACCCTCTCCTGTGAACAAAGATGCCTTTATGGAGCGCTATGATAAATTCTACAAGCGTGTTGTAAACTTTGGTCTTGAAGAGCGCTTTGGTGAAGGTATTAATAAATATTTCTCTACTATGGAAAGTTTTGAAAAAGAAAACCAAAAACTAAAAGAACTAGAATCCAATTTTTCAGATGTAAAAGCTAATTTCGGCCAAACGCGCTTAGTTGCAGTAGAATACATGCAAAAAGCCGTTTTGGAGGCACGCCAACAAGCTTCGGCAAGCTCTCAACAAGCAAGTATTAGCCTGATTATTGTTAGCATTGTTGTCGCAGTCATTGCCGCATTAATGATGATGGGTATCGGTAGCAGTGTTAACAAAACACTTAATCAGATAATTACAGATCTTGGCAAAGTAAAAAGTGGCGACCTGACCGCGCGCCTACATGTAAACAATAAGCGCAATGATGAATTTGATTCTTTGTGCAGCTCTGTCAATGAGATGACAAACGGCCTCGGGTCGGTTATCGGAGAAGTCGTTAACACCACTCAAGGTGTAAATGACATGGTATCTCAGCTAAACACTTCGGTTACTAATATCGCACAAAGCAATCGCTCGGTCAGTGAACAAACCAGCTCTTTAGCCGCTGCGACAGAAGAAATTTCGACAACTATTTCTAGTATTTCCACTACGACAGAAGATCTTAGCAGCCAATCTCAGCACACCTATGAATCTGCTAAAGTCGGAGCAGAAACAATCAAAAATGCTCTATCAAATCTTTCCTCTACGATTAGTGTCGTTAATAAAACAAGTGAGCAGTTAAACGAACTAGGTCAGCTTTCAAAGGACATCGACAATGTAATTGGGATGATTAACGATCTAGCAAATCAAACCAACCTTTTAGCACTCAACGCGGCAATTGAAGCAGCACGTGCTGGTGAAGCTGGTCGAGGTTTCTCAGTGGTTGCAGATGAAGTTCGCTCTCTCGCAGAAAAAACCGTTGACGCAACAGCAAAAATAACTGATATCGTAAGCACAATTCAATCCTCTACCCAAACAGCGATTGAAACAATGCAGAGTGGGCAAGAAAGCCTGCATGCTATTGAAACATTCAGTGAAAAAGCAGAGCTGGCTATTCGAGAAATTGAACAGAATGCTCAAACAAGCTCCGCCTCCTCAATTGATATGGCTAGATCGATTCAAGAAGTTGCAAAAACAGCGGTTCATATGAGCGAAGAAATGGATAAAATTGCCCAGCAGCTACAACGTGATAATAGCTATATAAACAGTATTGAAGGCAATACACGTGATATCCATAATCAGGTAAGCAGTCTAGATAAGAAAACGAGCGTGTTTACTACTCGTTAA
- a CDS encoding DUF3301 domain-containing protein produces the protein MNLQLSDIVIFLLIATIIYTWWSNATIREQALIKVKQHCEALNLQLLEGSVAGNKWRPTWHQGQVKIKRVYKFEFSSSGVARYSGKISYLGNQQVKIWLSPHDF, from the coding sequence ATGAACTTACAACTCTCAGACATTGTTATTTTTCTTTTGATTGCTACAATCATCTATACATGGTGGAGCAATGCAACTATTCGAGAACAAGCTCTCATAAAAGTAAAACAACACTGTGAAGCACTTAACCTACAATTATTGGAGGGCAGTGTTGCGGGTAATAAGTGGAGACCGACTTGGCATCAGGGGCAAGTAAAGATTAAAAGAGTCTACAAATTCGAATTCAGTTCCAGCGGCGTAGCTCGCTATTCTGGAAAAATAAGCTATCTTGGAAATCAACAAGTTAAAATATGGCTCAGCCCACATGATTTCTAA
- a CDS encoding flavodoxin has product MVHSSIALIYGTDTNNTEEVGHKIAKQWQELGEQVDLFDIKDIELSQLEHYSMLILGIPTWDFGGIQSDWEDIGDNLSDLSLGNTAIALYGLGDQFGYGDYFVDAMGWLYEKLLPSNATFIGQWSTEGYEFEASRACIVNKEHFIGLAIDEDQQFELTDQRIEQWVIQLYAERAVETV; this is encoded by the coding sequence ATGGTTCATTCATCCATAGCCCTTATTTACGGCACCGACACAAATAATACAGAAGAGGTTGGGCATAAAATTGCAAAACAATGGCAAGAGCTTGGTGAGCAGGTAGACTTGTTTGACATCAAAGACATAGAACTTAGCCAACTTGAACATTATTCCATGCTCATTTTAGGCATCCCTACTTGGGATTTTGGGGGTATTCAATCTGACTGGGAAGACATTGGAGACAATTTAAGTGACCTATCACTAGGAAATACCGCCATCGCCTTATACGGATTAGGCGATCAATTTGGTTATGGCGACTATTTTGTTGATGCAATGGGGTGGCTTTACGAAAAATTATTGCCCTCTAATGCCACTTTTATTGGTCAATGGTCAACCGAAGGTTATGAATTCGAAGCATCAAGAGCCTGTATTGTAAATAAAGAGCACTTCATTGGTTTAGCAATAGACGAAGACCAACAATTTGAACTCACTGACCAACGCATTGAGCAGTGGGTTATCCAACTTTACGCTGAAAGAGCTGTAGAAACCGTATAA
- a CDS encoding helix-turn-helix domain-containing protein: MQVNMRDVYDNAGEIKEEVTPWLSGHKQQRALLPNLQLLNQHLSANTDLSIHEEAQPGLYFSFLGTKPIKTVKDIDSIQISYQEQNISGHFFIAKNKEHSLLQVRISPAHLASVLGETEDQIIQHFTSMRHSLGNENAVIKLPITERTTRTVQPILSHKGHSISLAGHLYSLMFTLIEQLQMLSHLSQCEDCQSKLFHAQNLLEMPEHDALDIKYLAQKVELNTEALAIGFYLIVGQSIENYRSRSRIKSAAALLRQNPAAKPHIVAQSGFSEAQFEAAFIKHFGVSSHQYEQIH; this comes from the coding sequence ATGCAAGTAAACATGCGTGATGTATATGACAATGCAGGGGAAATAAAAGAAGAAGTCACTCCTTGGCTATCTGGTCATAAACAACAACGTGCCCTACTTCCAAATCTACAGCTGCTTAATCAGCATTTAAGTGCCAACACTGATCTTTCTATTCATGAAGAAGCACAACCCGGATTGTATTTCTCTTTTCTGGGTACAAAACCGATAAAAACAGTAAAAGATATAGATTCGATACAGATTTCATACCAAGAACAAAATATCAGTGGTCATTTTTTCATAGCAAAAAACAAAGAACACAGTCTACTACAGGTACGCATTAGTCCAGCACATTTGGCATCAGTACTAGGTGAAACAGAAGATCAAATTATTCAGCATTTCACCTCCATGCGGCACAGTTTAGGGAATGAAAACGCTGTTATAAAGCTCCCTATTACAGAAAGAACCACCAGAACCGTACAGCCTATCTTGTCTCATAAGGGCCATTCAATTAGCCTTGCAGGGCATTTGTACTCTCTAATGTTTACCTTAATAGAGCAGCTGCAAATGCTTAGCCATTTGTCACAATGTGAAGACTGTCAAAGTAAGTTATTCCATGCCCAAAATCTTTTAGAGATGCCGGAGCACGACGCCTTAGACATCAAATATTTAGCACAAAAAGTTGAGCTCAATACAGAAGCACTCGCCATTGGGTTTTATTTAATTGTTGGACAGTCCATTGAGAACTACCGTTCTCGTAGTCGCATCAAGTCCGCGGCAGCACTACTTAGACAAAACCCTGCTGCAAAGCCGCATATTGTTGCTCAAAGTGGCTTTTCTGAAGCTCAATTTGAAGCCGCTTTTATTAAACACTTTGGTGTCAGCAGTCACCAATACGAACAAATTCATTAA
- a CDS encoding sigma-54-dependent transcriptional regulator encodes MEKNTINPVEIWLLDDDDIVRSTTAQWLRLSNYAVREFHEAQELIDRFNVGMSCIIVSDIRMTPIDGLTLMSHCLSKEHELPFILITGHGDIDTAVNALRDGAFDFLEKPFDPNRLLQTVAKAIQLREVQLQHANQSQYLGDLHGLEETIIGQNEQIIRVRQQIYTFASMDTHVIVYGKTGCGKELVAKALHDCSPRNTSPFVAINCAAIPAELFESELFGHEAGAFTSANKQRIGKLEHASGGTLFLDEIESMPLAMQIKLLRVLQENQLERVGSNNIIKIDLRVVAAAKSDLQTLENFRQDLFFRLNVSQIHLPDLRNRGSDIPLLFEHFCRMAVKERGGDFRQLSPIDHETLTLYGWPGNVRELRNVALRYALEPNTSVAKILAGYQAQDDIDTITPLPLSVKVQEFERSLIEASIRQQKGNIQLVLEQLQLPRRTLNQKMQKYGLNRTDYLD; translated from the coding sequence ATGGAAAAAAATACGATCAATCCCGTTGAAATCTGGTTGCTTGATGATGACGATATCGTTCGCTCGACGACAGCACAATGGTTGCGCCTATCAAATTATGCAGTAAGAGAATTTCATGAAGCTCAAGAACTAATTGATCGATTTAACGTCGGCATGTCTTGCATAATTGTCAGTGACATTCGCATGACGCCCATTGATGGTCTAACCCTAATGAGCCATTGCCTTTCAAAAGAGCATGAACTGCCCTTTATCCTAATTACCGGCCATGGAGACATAGACACAGCAGTCAACGCATTGCGTGATGGTGCTTTTGACTTCCTTGAAAAGCCCTTTGATCCAAACAGACTATTGCAAACCGTCGCAAAAGCCATTCAACTCCGAGAAGTTCAACTACAGCACGCGAACCAATCACAATACCTCGGAGACTTACATGGTCTAGAAGAAACTATTATTGGCCAAAATGAACAAATCATTCGAGTCAGACAACAAATTTATACCTTTGCTAGCATGGACACTCACGTTATTGTTTATGGCAAAACAGGCTGTGGCAAAGAACTAGTAGCAAAGGCACTGCATGACTGCAGCCCTAGAAACACCAGCCCATTCGTTGCAATAAACTGCGCAGCCATCCCTGCTGAATTGTTTGAAAGCGAGCTATTTGGTCATGAAGCCGGTGCCTTTACCAGCGCCAATAAACAAAGAATTGGAAAGCTCGAACACGCCAGTGGCGGCACTTTATTTCTAGATGAAATAGAAAGTATGCCACTTGCAATGCAAATCAAATTACTTCGCGTCTTACAAGAAAATCAACTAGAACGTGTCGGCAGCAACAATATAATAAAAATAGACCTACGCGTTGTCGCAGCAGCAAAAAGCGACTTACAAACATTAGAAAATTTCAGACAAGACTTATTCTTTCGCCTCAATGTATCGCAAATACACCTCCCTGACTTGCGTAACCGAGGGTCTGATATCCCGCTACTTTTTGAGCATTTCTGTCGCATGGCGGTCAAAGAGCGTGGCGGAGATTTTAGACAACTTAGTCCGATAGATCATGAGACACTGACTTTATACGGATGGCCAGGCAATGTTCGTGAGTTAAGAAATGTTGCGCTACGTTATGCTTTAGAGCCCAATACCAGCGTAGCTAAGATTTTGGCTGGTTATCAGGCCCAAGATGACATAGATACGATCACCCCCCTCCCATTGAGCGTTAAGGTACAAGAGTTTGAACGCAGTTTAATTGAGGCAAGCATTCGACAACAAAAGGGTAATATTCAACTTGTTCTGGAGCAGCTTCAACTTCCACGCAGAACACTCAATCAAAAAATGCAGAAATACGGCCTAAATAGAACCGATTATTTAGATTGA
- a CDS encoding ATP-binding protein: protein MISHFRKHRLFFLSFGCAALTLLFFGVNTVAYQALIIDKHSEGQDQLLDYVIELRNELKNYHILPYALADNPTLLAFMNDTSNEELTQRLQRQLEDLTHVSKTQDWFILSAQGDLLISSEQSPHFNLDDYFNKQDLSNVLKEQQGEYILVSGYNPEQYKSAHLVLAPVYTSTGLAGAVAVKINVSDLIERWNLLEDLVVMTDQNNLIFLANRLNRLLVSDWLVNHTDVQFLNKTRSKIYHLNGKNYLLQNVTLDDLKWQIHYLSNLKIIQKKAQNIAFISLGVFALIFLFWLYRRERSLKIASKLENEILIANSAQRQRVLIENTHVGLLQLTKRGEISFVNPMGLRYFGQRAQLNEHYLYEFLPDCPENQSALSFIKSLQTQEINTPPHATNLLEQEVVLQKDNGQTFPALLSVSSLKWSESQGYLVTLLDISKRKKAELSLLEANSRLEERVLERTKALEAAQKELLRTEKLAAIGQMSTAIAHELNQPLTGIRTLAYTAELLLKRQDSEQALKTLIDLESLVVRMQKLTSELKVLAYRRPEQLAPTSIKNSVKRAIESLGDDVHGVHWEIELNDLDMVIAEPTRLERIFSNLISNSVQACSELKIIPNIKISLQNHSNQITISYQDNGPGIEKSKTTHIFEPFFTTKPIGKGLGLGLAISANLAKDMNGTLTASHNDDSLLVFRLTLLKA from the coding sequence TTGATTTCACACTTCCGTAAACATCGCCTTTTTTTCTTATCCTTCGGATGCGCTGCACTTACCTTGCTCTTCTTTGGTGTAAACACCGTTGCCTATCAAGCGCTTATTATAGACAAACACTCTGAAGGCCAAGATCAGCTTCTCGATTACGTTATTGAATTGAGAAATGAATTAAAAAACTACCACATTCTTCCCTATGCTCTTGCAGATAATCCAACGTTATTAGCGTTTATGAATGACACAAGCAACGAAGAATTAACACAGCGCCTACAACGACAGCTCGAAGACCTTACGCACGTATCCAAAACTCAAGATTGGTTCATTCTTTCTGCACAGGGCGATCTTCTTATCTCAAGTGAGCAGTCGCCTCACTTCAATTTAGATGACTACTTTAACAAGCAAGACCTGAGTAACGTACTGAAAGAGCAACAAGGTGAATACATTCTTGTCTCTGGTTATAACCCTGAACAATATAAATCAGCTCATCTTGTACTTGCTCCAGTGTATACATCAACCGGACTGGCGGGCGCTGTAGCAGTCAAAATTAACGTTAGTGATTTAATTGAACGCTGGAACCTCCTTGAAGACTTAGTCGTTATGACAGATCAGAATAACCTCATTTTTTTAGCCAATAGACTTAACCGTCTTTTAGTCAGTGACTGGTTAGTGAACCATACCGACGTTCAGTTTTTAAATAAGACTCGGTCTAAAATTTATCATCTAAACGGTAAAAATTATCTGCTACAAAATGTCACTTTAGACGACCTAAAATGGCAAATTCATTATTTGTCCAACTTAAAAATCATACAAAAGAAAGCTCAAAACATTGCCTTTATTAGCTTAGGTGTATTTGCCTTAATCTTCTTATTTTGGCTATATCGCCGAGAGCGCTCCCTAAAAATTGCGTCCAAGCTAGAAAACGAAATCCTCATCGCCAATAGTGCCCAGCGCCAACGAGTCTTGATTGAAAACACCCATGTTGGACTTCTACAGCTTACCAAGCGTGGCGAAATATCATTTGTTAACCCTATGGGACTTCGTTACTTTGGACAAAGAGCTCAACTTAACGAGCATTACCTGTACGAATTTTTACCTGACTGCCCAGAAAACCAGAGCGCACTGTCCTTTATTAAATCTTTACAAACACAAGAGATAAACACCCCACCACACGCAACAAACTTATTAGAACAAGAAGTCGTACTGCAAAAAGACAATGGCCAAACCTTCCCTGCACTACTATCCGTTTCCTCATTAAAATGGAGCGAATCCCAAGGCTACTTGGTGACTTTGCTCGACATCAGCAAGCGTAAAAAAGCAGAACTGAGTTTATTAGAAGCAAATTCTCGGCTAGAAGAACGCGTATTGGAACGAACCAAAGCCTTAGAAGCCGCACAAAAAGAACTATTAAGAACAGAGAAACTTGCTGCCATAGGACAAATGTCGACCGCCATTGCCCACGAACTAAACCAGCCGCTAACAGGTATCAGAACACTGGCTTATACCGCAGAGCTATTACTAAAACGCCAAGACTCGGAGCAAGCGTTAAAAACACTCATTGATTTAGAATCCCTTGTGGTAAGAATGCAAAAATTAACCAGTGAATTAAAAGTACTCGCCTACCGAAGACCCGAACAACTTGCGCCAACGTCCATAAAAAATTCTGTTAAGCGAGCTATTGAGAGTCTTGGTGATGACGTTCATGGCGTACACTGGGAAATTGAGCTAAACGACTTAGATATGGTAATTGCTGAGCCTACTAGGCTAGAAAGAATATTTTCAAATCTAATTAGCAATTCAGTTCAAGCCTGTTCTGAACTAAAAATCATACCAAATATTAAAATATCGTTGCAGAACCATAGTAACCAAATAACCATAAGCTACCAAGACAATGGCCCAGGAATCGAAAAAAGTAAGACTACACATATTTTTGAGCCATTTTTTACAACAAAACCTATTGGCAAAGGATTAGGGCTCGGGCTTGCTATCAGCGCAAACTTAGCAAAAGACATGAATGGAACACTGACAGCAAGCCATAATGATGACTCGCTACTGGTATTTCGATTAACACTGTTAAAGGCTTAA
- a CDS encoding AEC family transporter, with protein MALNNFLDVLVFSFSITMPIFLILVLGVVLYRIRIINDNFIDVASKLVFNVTLPALLFISISKTELSSSTDLSLVIYAIVAVTLTYIALELIMSIWISDKAERAVLAQGAFRSNMGIIGLAYCVNAYGDEVFTVASIYLGGVTILFNILSVIGLSRGLGGNANIKNILKGIVKNPLIIAIMAAFASTLTGITLPIALYKAGDYFAQMTLPLALLCAGASLSFKSLKSGMLGAMMASAGKLIFIPFALTYGGYLLGYRGMELGVLFLMSSAPTASASYIMVRAMNGNSALAANIIVITTIVSLITTSIGVTLLRSFSLI; from the coding sequence ATGGCGTTGAACAATTTTTTAGACGTATTGGTATTTTCTTTCTCTATCACCATGCCAATATTTTTGATATTGGTATTGGGCGTTGTCCTATACCGTATACGAATCATCAATGACAACTTCATTGATGTTGCTTCTAAATTAGTGTTTAACGTCACTCTTCCTGCTCTACTCTTTATCAGTATTTCCAAAACAGAGCTATCAAGTAGTACCGACTTATCCTTGGTTATTTACGCCATCGTTGCCGTCACACTTACCTACATTGCACTAGAGCTAATAATGTCCATTTGGATTTCAGACAAAGCCGAACGCGCTGTTTTAGCACAGGGCGCTTTCCGCTCCAATATGGGAATCATTGGTTTAGCTTATTGCGTTAATGCCTATGGTGACGAGGTTTTTACCGTTGCTTCCATTTACTTAGGCGGTGTAACGATTTTATTTAATATATTATCTGTCATCGGTTTGAGTCGTGGTTTAGGGGGTAACGCCAATATAAAAAACATACTAAAAGGCATCGTAAAAAATCCGCTTATTATTGCGATAATGGCCGCTTTTGCGTCTACTCTCACAGGCATAACATTGCCAATAGCACTGTACAAAGCCGGCGATTACTTCGCGCAAATGACGCTACCATTAGCCTTATTATGTGCCGGAGCATCATTGAGTTTTAAGTCTTTGAAAAGTGGCATGCTAGGAGCCATGATGGCCTCGGCGGGAAAGCTTATCTTTATCCCTTTCGCACTCACTTATGGCGGCTATTTATTAGGGTACAGAGGCATGGAACTTGGCGTCCTATTTCTTATGTCATCCGCCCCTACCGCATCAGCAAGCTATATTATGGTGCGCGCAATGAATGGTAACTCAGCGCTTGCCGCAAATATCATTGTGATTACCACCATCGTATCCTTGATTACTACTAGTATTGGCGTTACTTTGTTACGCAGTTTTAGCCTAATATAA